The nucleotide window GAGCTCGACCCGGAAGGCGTTGTTGAGGTTCCAGGCGGCGGCCTTGCTCACCGAGTAGGCGGCGTTGCCGGGCACCGCGTACCAGGAGGCGGCGGACAGCACCGTGACGATGGCGCCGCCGCCGTTGCGGCCCAGCGTGGGAGCGAACCCCCGGGTCACCTGCAGCGTGCCGAAGACGTTGGTCTCGACGTCCCGCCGGATGGTGTCGAGGTCCCCGGACAGCACCGGCGTCACCGTGGCGATGCCGGCGTTGTTGACCAGCAGGTCGACGTCAGGAGCCGCGTGAACAGCGGCGTCCACGCTGGCGGCATCGGTGATGTCCAGCTCGAGCGGCACGGCTCCGTCGACGTCGATCGAGCGGGCATCGCGGGCGGTGGCATAGACCCGTCGGGCGCCGCGGGCCAACAGCTGGCGGGTGAACTCCCGGCCCAGCCCGCGGTTGGCCCCGGTGACGAGTGCAGTGGCGTTCTCGATCTCCATGACCCGAACCTAGGATCTGACACGCATGTGAGGTTCAAGCCCTGAGCGTGAGACCTGGGTCACGGAGGTGATGGGTGTGCGGATCGGTGAACTGGCCCGACTGACCGGGGTGAGCCCCAGGTCGCTGCGCTGGTACGGCGAGCAGTCACTGCTGTCCGCGGAGCGCACCAGTGGGGGCCACCGGGAGTACGGCGACGACGCGGTCGAGCGGGTGCGGGCCATCCAGGCGCTGTTCGCGGCCGGCGTCCCCGCCCGGCACGTGGCGGGGATGCTGCCGTGCCTCTACACCGGGACGACGTGCCCGGCCACGGTCGAGCGCCTGGAGCAGGAGCGAGCCCGGCTGCAGGCGCAGGCCGCGGGGCTCTCCGCCACCCTCGCGAGACTCGACGAGGTCGTCGAGCAGGCACGCGCCCTCCTCGTGACCGCCTGACGCCCGGAGCCGCACGCGGCGCTCCCTCGTGCGGTCGTACCGCGGGCACCGGCTCGACCCGCGGTCTGACCGGGGCACTGACCCTCGGTGGGCACCGGCACGGTCCACGCGGTCGAGCCGGCCACGCCGGCGCTGCGGGAGCTGTACGTGACGGCCTCCGTCGGCGCGTGCGCAGCGAGCACCACCACCTGCTGACTGCTGCGCGCGCTCATGCCCGCCACTCCTGGCGGTAGCGAGGGTGGTCGGCGTACGGCAGGGCGAGCAGGCGCAGTGTCTGCGCGGCGAGCTCCCGCCGGCCCCTGTCGTGGTGCACGGTGCTGGCCAGGAGCCTCCGGCGGAGCGACCGGGGCGCGAGGGCTGCTGCGCACCCCTCGACGACCCCCCGCCTGGCGAGGCACTCTGCGACGACCCGCTCGGGGTCCCAGCGCACCATGTGCTGGGCGAACGGCTGGTGCATCAGCTGCTGCCAGGGGCCGCAGGCAACGGGTTCGGATGTGCGGTCGACGAAGACGGCATCTCCCGCACCGCTCCAGTACCACCCGCCGACCCGCTCCTCCCCGACCGGGTGGAACGCCGCACGGGCCGTCGCCGCGTCCTCGGCGATGCGGGCCAGCAGGAAGTCGCACAGCTCGGTCATGCAGGCATCCTCGTGCCCCTTCTGGTCCACGTCCGACCACCTGCGTCGAGGACGCAGGACGCCCGCCTCGGTGGGCGGCGCGCGCCAGTCGTCGTGGCTCTGGCCCAGCCCTGCGGCTGCCTCGTCGACGAGGACGTCAGCGCCGTGCCGGGCGCACGCAGGTCGCCACCCAGCCGCGAGGGACCGTCACCGGGCTGCCTCTGTGACGCCCCGGCCCCGCCGTCGATGACGGCGGGGCCGGGGTGTCCCCGAGCCGGCCCGGTGGCCAGGCGGCGGGTCGGTCACGTCCGATGTCCCACGAGCACCCGCCGCAGGGACCAGCGAGCGGGGCGGGCGGGGTGCGAGGTCCCGCCCGCCCGGCCGTCAGCCGGCGACGACGGCGATCTCGTTGGGGGTGGCGTCCAGCTCGGCGGAGGCGATGACCTCACCGGTGGTCAGGTCCAGGGCGTGGACGGCGTCGGCAGCGGGCTCGGTCACGTAGGCGATGCCGTCGTGGACCTTGATCGCCGGGTGCGGGTCCTGCCACTCGGCCGGCCCCTCCCACGCGTCGATGACCGGGTGGCTGGCGATCAGCTCGCCGCTGTCCTCGTCCATGACGTGCACGGCGCCGTCGGTGCCCAGGAGCACGGCCTCGTCGGCCGGACCACGCGCCAGGTCGCGGAAGGTGTACTGCACACCCTCGGGCAGCGGGACGACCTCCAGCGTCTTGGTCGCGGTGTCGATCAGGGTGACCGCGGACAGCAGGGAGCCCTCGGCGTCCGGGTCGCTGCGGTGGTCACCGAAGGCGATCCGGGAGGTCTCGGTGGTGAAGACGTTGCCGGTGCGGCCGAACTCGCCGGGGGCCTCGAGCTTGGTGAACTCCCCGTCGTAGACCAGGGCGCCGTCCTCGCAGCCGAAGACGGCGACCTCGCCGGCGACCGTGCCCTCGCCGTGCACGCCGGGGCAGTTCTCGGCGCGGGCGGTCTCGGCACGGAGGTGGGGGGGGGGGGGGGGGGTGGGGGGGGGGGGGAGGGGGGGGGGGGGGGGGGGAGGGGGGGGGGGGGGGGGGGGGGGGGGGGGGCGGGGGGGGGGGGGGAAACGCGAGACCACGTGAGTGTGGCGTGTTGTGAATATAAATTAGATGTGAGAATACATACACGAATAGATATAAAACAAAAATTAAAAATAGCTAAAATAATAGTAACACACACATGACATTGTGTGAAACCAATAGAAAACGCACATGAGGCGCAATGAATAAGGAAAGATAGAAATTAAATCAGATCAAAAGAATTCTATCTCTCTAACGCGACGCACAGAATAGAGTAGAAGAGATCAGGCGGACATAGAGATCTCTCTATATATATGACACAATATAACGCAAGATAGTGCTACAGAACATAAGCTAGAGTGAGTAGAGCTGATCAATCTCTCTCATATAGAAACTACATAGCTAGGAAGAGGGAGGGAGGTACATAAGGAAAAGGATAGAATATGAAGAGTTTTGAAGAGTAGGGAATATAAAAGAGTGGGTATCGCGATGAGTAAAAGAGGGTATTTGTTTAGAAGAAGGAAAAGGAGTAATAGGGGTTAAATGAGTGAAAAGTATAAGAGTGGAAAGGAGGGTGTAGTGATAAAAGAGTGTAGGGGGTAAAATAAGAGGGGGAGAAAGATAAAAGAGGGTAAAGAATTAAAAATAAATGAGTTGTATAAGGATTGATGAATATAGTAGAGAATAAATGAATGGGAGGGAGTAGGGATGAGGGATAAGTTAGAATTATGGATATTGGATAATGATGAATGAAGTTAAGAAGAGGGGAAGATGATGGAGAATGTGGGATAAGAACAAGAGAAGTAACGAATGAAAT belongs to Modestobacter sp. L9-4 and includes:
- a CDS encoding SDR family oxidoreductase — translated: MEIENATALVTGANRGLGREFTRQLLARGARRVYATARDARSIDVDGAVPLELDITDAASVDAAVHAAPDVDLLVNNAGIATVTPVLSGDLDTIRRDVETNVFGTLQVTRGFAPTLGRNGGGAIVTVLSAASWYAVPGNAAYSVSKAAAWNLNNAFRVELAEQGTQVLGAHVGLVDTDMSAGWDFPKISTEEFVTTVLDGLAAGEIEVVADDFARRAKASLSGPPTTLSL
- a CDS encoding MerR family transcriptional regulator; the protein is MRIGELARLTGVSPRSLRWYGEQSLLSAERTSGGHREYGDDAVERVRAIQALFAAGVPARHVAGMLPCLYTGTTCPATVERLEQERARLQAQAAGLSATLARLDEVVEQARALLVTA
- a CDS encoding DUF6221 family protein, translated to MTELCDFLLARIAEDAATARAAFHPVGEERVGGWYWSGAGDAVFVDRTSEPVACGPWQQLMHQPFAQHMVRWDPERVVAECLARRGVVEGCAAALAPRSLRRRLLASTVHHDRGRRELAAQTLRLLALPYADHPRYRQEWRA